The following proteins come from a genomic window of Coffea arabica cultivar ET-39 chromosome 11c, Coffea Arabica ET-39 HiFi, whole genome shotgun sequence:
- the LOC113716128 gene encoding receptor-like protein EIX2, with protein sequence MIKFTAFTVLWFVFLTGKIDLDLYARAHSNVSCLESERKTLIEFKKGLIDKSNRLASWTGEDCCSWKGVGCSRNTGHVVKLDLRNNATFDSDRFLYGDAQNYASILRQSCLGGQISPSLVNLQHLHYLDLSSNYFAGIRIPAFIGSLKNLRYLSLSSAGFNGTIPPQLGNLSALEYLDLGENFGGFSASISLHSLSTKSLWWATSLSSLKHLDLSGADLGEARDWLQALNKLRFLSSLTLRLCRIYSFPYIAHPNFTSLTSLDLSGNGFNSTIPLWLFNLTLLVHLDLSNNRFFGPIVPNSLQHWSSLSYLDLSLNQFNTSLPDPLFTLNNLVHLDLSNNQIQGPLPFGIGNLTSLTLNNLVHLDLSNNQIQGPLPFGIGNLTSLSVLLMGGNKFEGKIPSAIGQLRELTELDLSDNGFNGTIPSSLWRLSELKSLCLSGNPLSGELRDIHFAQLAQLKELSLSSNRLALNVSSSWVPPFQLEWIYMSSMKIGPKFPLWLQTQKRVESLLMSDSSISDTIPDWFESVCHGIKTLDFSNNYITGKPPMCKGNSGDKYRKMFYLDSNKFEGPLQLLPTDIFGLNLQNNSLHGIIPQLDINMTLDVLRVLDLSDNHFIGSIPDSLCSLQMLVILDLSNNRLSGRIPSCIGKLKTLGVLNLANNSLYGHIPISLAHLNYLQSLHLNRNNFTGMLPSSLRYLKKLQYLDLGNNGLEGIIPSWIGDELSRLKILVLESNNFHGDISTSLCKLSSLQVLKLEDNNLTGHIPRCFNNFTAMTSTELDSTRIYVPIGVLNSVVDDDSEELSVFIKGVMLNYTSSNVRYVRFMGLSGNKLSGEIPVELMSLVGLQGLDLSRNHLSGRIPENIGDLKQLESLDLSKNDLSGPIPQSLSNLDSLCWLNLSFNELTGPIPSGRHLQTLDNPTFYIGNSGLCGDPLDKSCPDGKSNAGESDGDHEDGKESYFDWFYAGLGPGFAVGLVGFLSVLCFQKSWRYAYFGFLESLFNKVWVEIALLKRKFV encoded by the coding sequence ATGATCAAATTCACTGCATTCACTGTGTTATGGTTTGTTTTCTTAACAGGTAAGATTGATCTTGATCTCTACGCAAGAGCACATTCAAATGTAAGCTGCCTTGAGAGCGAACGAAAGACTCTCATCGAGTTTAAGAAAGGTTTAATTGATAAATCAAATCGTTTGGCATCCTGGACCGGAGAAGATTGTTGCTCATGGAAAGGAGTTGGCTGCAGCAGGAACACTGGGCATGTAGTGAAACTTGATCTTCGCAATAATGCTACTTTTGATTCTGATCGATTTTTGTATGGGGACGCGCAAAATTATGCCTCTATCCTGCGTCAATCTTGCTTGGGAGGCCAGATAAGTCCTTCGTTAGTGAATCTGCAGCATTTGCATTACTTGGATTTAAGTTCGAATTATTTTGCAGGAATTCGGATCCCAGCATTTATTGGGTCCTTGAAAAATTTGAGATATCTCAGCCTCTCTAGTGCAGGTTTCAATGGGACAATTCCTCCCCAGTTAGGAAATCTCTCAGCCTTAGAATATCTCGATCttggtgaaaattttggaggttTTAGTGCTTCGATAAGTCTTCATTCTTTGTCAACAAAGAGTCTCTGGTGGGCCACTAGTCTTTCTTCCTTGAAACATTTGGACCTCTCGGGAGCGGACCTAGGAGAGGCTCGAGACTGGTTGCAAGCACTTAACAAGCTTCGTTTCTTATCCTCGTTAACATTACGACTTTGTCGTATTTATTCCTTTCCTTATATTGCACACCCTAATTTCACATCTCTTACCTCACTTGACCTCAGTGGCAATGGATTTAACTCCACGATCCCTCTCTGGTTGTTTAATTTGACTTTACTCGTTCATCTCGACCTTAGTAACAACCGTTTTTTTGGTCCAATAGTTCCTAACAGCCTTCAGCATTGGAGTTCACTAAGCTACCTCGATCTTAGcctcaatcaattcaatacttCACTGCCCGATCCACTTTTCACTTTGAACAATCTTGTCCATCTGGACTTGTCTAATAACCAAATCCAAGGCCCACTCCCCTTCGGCATAGGCAACCTGACTTCTCTCACTTTGAACAATCTTGTCCATCTGGACTTGTCTAATAACCAAATCCAAGGCCCACTCCCCTTCGGCATAGGCAACCTGACTTCTCTTTCCGTACTGCTCATGGGAGGTAACAAGTTTGAAGGCAAAATCCCAAGTGCGATTGGGCAACTTCGAGAACTCACCGAACTCGATCTCAGTGATAATGGGTTCAATGGTACCATTCCATCCTCTCTTTGGAGGCTGAGTGAGTTGAAATCCTTGTGTCTATCTGGCAATCCATTGAGCGGGGAGCTGCGTGACATTCACTTTGCCCAACTCGCACAACTGAAAGAATTAAGCTTATCCTCCAATCGACTCGCTCTGAATGTGAGTTCCTCGTGGGTCCCACCATTCCAGCTTGAATGGATATATATGAGTTCCATGAAGATAGGGCCCAAATTTCCTCTCTGGCTTCAAACTCAGAAAAGAGTCGAAAGTCTGCTCATGTCAGATTCAAGCATCTCAGATACTATCCCAGATTGGTTTGAGAGTGTGTGTCATGGTATAAAAACTTTGGATTTCTCCAACAATTACATCACAGGGAAACCACCCATGTGCAAAGGTAATAGTGGTGATAAATATCgcaaaatgttttatttggaTTCCAACAAATTCGAGGGGCCTTTGCAGTTATTACCAACAGACATTTTTGGATTGAATCTTCAAAATAACTCACTGCATGGGATTATTCCACAGCTCGACATCAACATGACATTGGATGTTCTTCGAGTACTAGATCTCAGTGATAACCACTTCATCGGCAGCATCCCTGATTCTTTGTGCAGCTTACAAATGCTTGTTATCCTGGATCTTTCTAACAACCGGCTCTCTGGAAGGATCCCTTCATGCATCGGTAAGCTTAAAACGTTGGGTGTGCTAAATCTAGCAAACAACAGTCTCTACGGGCACATTCCAATTTCACTGGCACATCTCAATTATCTCCAGTCCTTACACTTGAACCGAAACAATTTTACAGGGATGCTCCCATCCTCTCTCAGATATCTGAAAAAATTGCAGTATCTGGATCTTGGAAATAATGGACTGGAAGGCATTATACCATCTTGGATTGGGGATGAACTATCTCGTCTGAAGATCCTTGTGCTTGAATCTAATAATTTCCATGGTGACATTTCCACGAGTCTCTGCAAATTATCATCCCTTCAGGTTTTAAAATTGGAAGACAATAACTTAACTGGACATATACCTCGCTGTTTCAACAACTTTACAGCAATGACATCGACAGAATTGGACTCTACACGTATTTATGTCCCGATTGGTGTCCTGAATTCTGTTGTAGATGATGATAGTGAAGAACTTTCAGTTTTCATCAAAGGTGTAATGTTGAACTACACCTCAAGCAATGTGCGATATGTTAGATTCATGGGGCTCTCAGGAAACAAACTAAGTGGGGAAATACCTGTCGAGTTAATGTCTCTGGTTGGATTGCAGGGTTTGGATTTATCTAGGAACCATCTAAGTGGAAGAATCCCAGAAAACATTGGGGACTTGAAGCAACTTGAGTCTCTAGATTTATCCAAAAATGACCTTTCCGGTCCAATTCCCCAAAGTTTGTCGAACCTAGATTCTCTGTGCTGGCTGAACTTATCGTTCAACGAGCTAACGGGTCCAATCCCATCCGGACGTCATCTGCAGACATTAGACAACCCAACGTTTTACATTGGAAACAGTGGACTTTGTGGTGACCCGCTAGACAAAAGCTGCCCTGATGGTAAATCAAATGCCGGAGAATCTGATGGTGATCATGAGGATGGCAAGGAGTCTTATTTTGATTGGTTTTATGCTGGTTTGGGACCTGGTTTTGCTGTTGGACTCGTGGGATTCCTCAGTGTCCTATGTTTCCAAAAGTCATGGCGCTATGCATACTTCGGATTTCTGGAGAGCTTGTTCAATAAAGTATGGGTAGAAATTGCATTGCTAAAAAGGAAGTTTGTTTGA